A section of the Harmonia axyridis chromosome 2, icHarAxyr1.1, whole genome shotgun sequence genome encodes:
- the LOC123673370 gene encoding uncharacterized protein LOC123673370, with product MIRRIIIITGLFIDFSKAFDCVNHDDLVKKLNFYGIWDKQLNFMRSYLRDRRQRVSLKIKGVEYLSLDAEVNVGIFGPFLFLIYINDLPDMVISASKTKSLTTSKIPIRCKLAVDDKIIQQEMKFKYLGIELSGYGDIELEVRQQTNKALRVAGCLNDTIWKNKYLHTETKARIYKSVIRPIMTYTAETRPDTAKTKRILEVGEMKILRKIAGKTLFDRERSDNVRRTCGVDNISNWVLARKMEWNDHISRMDQRRIVRIARDESPIGRRSLGRPRKRWSDNLTVH from the coding sequence ATGATCCGTCGTATAATTATAATTACcggtcttttcatagatttcTCAAAAGCTTTCGATTGTGTCAATCATGACGATCTAGTGAAAAAACTCAACTTTTATGGAATTTGGGATAAacaattgaattttatgagGAGCTATTTAAGGGATCGTCGACAGAGGGTTTCCTTGAAAATCAAAGGTGTTGAATATCTATCGTTAGATGCAGAAGTGAATGTAGGTATTTTCGGTCCTTTCTTATTCTTAATTTATATCAACGACCTACCAGACATGGTCATTTCTGCATCCAAAACAAAAAGCTTGACAACATCTAAAATACCAATCAGATGCAAACTTGCTGTCGatgataaaattattcaacaggAAATGAAGTTTAAATACCTAGGTATTGAACTCTCTGGATATGGGGACATTGAGTTGGAAGTCagacaacaaacaaacaaagcACTGAGGGTTGCTGGTTGTTTGAATGACACGATATGGAAAAACAAATACCTACACACTGAGACTAAGGCACGAATATATAAATCTGTCATAAGACCTATAATGACATACACAGCGGAAACAAGACCGGATACAGCAAAAACAAAAAGGATCTTGGAGGTCGGCGAAATGAAGATCTTGCGGAAAATCGCTGGAAAGACTTTATTCGACAGAGAACGAAGTGACAACGTGAGGCGGACATGTGGAGTGGACAATATCAGCAATTGGGTGctagcccgaaagatggaatgGAACGACCACATAAGCCGAATGGACCAACGAAGAATAGTACGGATAGCACGTGATGAATCCCCCATTGGAAGAAGAAGTTTGGGAAGACCACGAAAGCGATGGAGCGATAATCTCACCGTCCATTGA